In Schistosoma mansoni, WGS project CABG00000000 data, supercontig 0113, strain Puerto Rico, whole genome shotgun sequence, one genomic interval encodes:
- a CDS encoding Trematode Eggshell Synthesis domain containing protein: MMEERINNLPLLLLFSYIIFNLITLGNMQSLFSHQLMQTIETAQKEARNATHTQEREEGVSKSRESDLSLMQTSGKYYNKRLSNKATGKRYEGLFFSRGYSIYGDIDSETTTFQYGGKITKYGKRRRKYSDRDTIGSSDRYASSYIKDDFRIRAKTKKKYQRDYDGMSDMTGRGRQITSIWGTHGNRGISKTKGESKTSESQNRTELDIFSNDENGRRM; the protein is encoded by the coding sequence ATGATGGAAGAAAGGATTAATAATCTTCCTTTACTACTACTATTCAGTTATATAATATTCAATTTAATAACATTAGGAAATATGCAGTCACTTTTCAGTCATCAACTCATGCAAACGATTGAGACTGCTCAGAAAGAAGCACGGAATGCAACACACACACAAGAAAGAGAAGAAGGTGTGTCCAAGAGTAGGGAAAGTGATTTGAGCTTGATGCAAACCAGTGGAAAGTATTATAACAAGAGACTATCAAACAAGGCAACTGGCAAACGCTATGAAGGTCTCTTCTTCTCTCGTGGTTATTCAATTTATGGTGATATTGATTCAGAAACAACTACATTTCAATATGGTGGCAAAATCACAAAATATGGTAAACGTAGACGAAAGTATTCCGACAGAGATACAATTGGAAGTTCGGATAGATATGCTAGTTCATATATTAAAGATGACTTTAGGATTAGagctaaaacaaagaaaaaatatCAAAGAGATTATGATGGAATGTCTGATATGACTGGGAGGGGAAGGCAAATCACTAGTATTTGGGGCACTCATGGAAATCGTGGGATATCGAAAACCAAAGGAGAATCTAAAACATCAGAATCGCAAAACAGAACTGAATTAGATATTTTTAGTAATGACGAAAATGGAAGAAGGATGTGA